Part of the Polyangiaceae bacterium genome, ATGGCCACCGAGGCGAGCGCCACCGCCGCGAGCGTCCCCCAGAAGAACGGGCGGCCGAGCGCCGCAGGCGCCGCGATGCCGCCGAGCAGCGCCGCGAGCGCGAACGCGAACAAGAAGTAGAAGCCGAGCTTGGCGCTCACGATCTCGCTCGGCGCGACCGGCGAGAGCGCGATGGCTGCCAGCGTCCCGCGCTCGCGCTCCTCGCAGGTCATGCTGGGCAGGAGGAAAATCCCCACGAAGAACAGCCCGAGCAGCACGAGGCCCATGGCGATGGCCTCCCGCGCTCCCGCTCCGCTCACGGAGCGAAACGGCGAGCGCTCGACGTCGAACCGCGGCACCACGCTGCCTCCGGGATCGACCCGCTGCCGGAAGCGCGCGTGCGCTTCACGCAAGGCCCAGGCGTCGTCCCGGGAGTCGATGGCGCCGATCTGGCGTGCCTCGAGCGCGCGAGTGGCGTCGTCCACGCCCGATCGGTCCAGGTAGAACTGGCGTGTCTCGCGCCAGACCCAGGCCTCGCACCAGGCCGCGGACTCCGCCGCGCCGGGCGCGTGCCAGGTCCAGATCTCGTAGCCCCCGGTGTCCTCGTTCGGGCGCAGCTGGATCCCCACCGAGCCGGTCGGGTAGCGGATCATGCCGCGGTGGTTCTCCATCTGGCGGAAGCTCACGCGCGCTCGGAGCTCGGGGGGCACGCGAGCTTCCAGGTGCCTCACCCATTCGCTCTGGTCCCAGGTGTCGATCACGCACTTGCCCGCGCTCGCCGAGCCGAACGCGCCCTCGAGCGCCCGCGCGCCAGCGAACGACAGGAGCACCGCCGCCACCAACAGGAGCAGCAGCATGCCGACCGTGCCACGATGCGCTGCGACGCGCCGCGCCTCCTTCACGAACAGAGTTCGGAGCACGTAGCCGCGCATCAGCCCTCACCCGCGACGATCTCCAGGAACGCGGCCTCCAGATCCCGAGCACGGCTGTTCACGCTGAGCACGCTCCCCGCGCGGACGAGCTCGGCCAGCTCCTGCCGCGCGAGCTCGTCGGCCAGATCGAAGCTCCGCCGTTCGCCTCCCGCGAGCACCACGTCCACCCACTGCTCGGTGTGCGCTCGCTTCAGCTCCGACGGTGTGCCGAGCGCGACGCGGCGACCGCGACGGAGCACCGCCACGCGATCGCAGATCTCGTCCACCTCGGCCATGTCGTGGGTGGTGAGCAGCACCGTCGTTCCGGCCCGGCCGAGCTCCGTGAGCAGGCGGCGCACCAGTCGGACGGAGTGCACGTCCAGGTTGGCCGTCGGCTCGTCGAGGTACACGAGCCTCGGGCCGTGCAACAGCGCGCGCGCGATCAAGAGCTTCCGGCGCATGCCCTGCGAGTAGCCCCGCACCGGCAGGTCTGCCGCGTCGTCCAGCTCCGTGAGCCCGAGGCACTCGCTCACGCGCTGGCGCGGCGTGCGGTAGAGCTGGGCGAACAGCTCCAGGTTCTGCCTGCCGCTCAGCTCCTCGAAGTGGTTGTCGCGGTCGGGCACGTAGCCGAGCTTCGGCTTGAGGCCGGCGAAGTCGTGCGCCAGATCGTGGCCCAGCGCCTCGGCGCGGCCGCTGCTCGGTCGAAGCTGACCAGTGAGCACGCG contains:
- a CDS encoding ABC transporter permease, whose amino-acid sequence is MRGYVLRTLFVKEARRVAAHRGTVGMLLLLLVAAVLLSFAGARALEGAFGSASAGKCVIDTWDQSEWVRHLEARVPPELRARVSFRQMENHRGMIRYPTGSVGIQLRPNEDTGGYEIWTWHAPGAAESAAWCEAWVWRETRQFYLDRSGVDDATRALEARQIGAIDSRDDAWALREAHARFRQRVDPGGSVVPRFDVERSPFRSVSGAGAREAIAMGLVLLGLFFVGIFLLPSMTCEERERGTLAAIALSPVAPSEIVSAKLGFYFLFAFALAALLGGIAAPAALGRPFFWGTLAAVALASVAIGFSIASLAKTQRGASLGALSYLFATGVLLVTGKDSPLEPVTWLLIERHGPELLLAALAGIVRRAQWLQLGVAAALALVWVGVASLCYRRVGWR
- a CDS encoding ABC transporter ATP-binding protein, coding for MTPALRLEALSVRYGDFVAVDALDLEVRQGELFGLLGPNGAGKSTTLRVLTGQLRPSSGRAEALGHDLAHDFAGLKPKLGYVPDRDNHFEELSGRQNLELFAQLYRTPRQRVSECLGLTELDDAADLPVRGYSQGMRRKLLIARALLHGPRLVYLDEPTANLDVHSVRLVRRLLTELGRAGTTVLLTTHDMAEVDEICDRVAVLRRGRRVALGTPSELKRAHTEQWVDVVLAGGERRSFDLADELARQELAELVRAGSVLSVNSRARDLEAAFLEIVAGEG